TCAAGATGTTGTATGGCTCTAATAGCATTGAATGTGAACTCATCCTTATTGACTCTCAGTGTTACTTCTCCTTTCTGAACGTCAATGTTGGTTCTCCCttatgagcggataatttatacactttttggcattgtttttagatagtttttagtaagatctagctacttttagggatgtttttattagtttttatgaaaaattcacatttctggactttactatgagtttgtatgtttttctgtgatttcaggtatttctggctgaaattgagggacctgagcaaaaatctgatttaggttgacaaaggactgctgatgctattggaatctaaCCTCGCTGCACTGGAattggattttatggagctacagaactccaaatggctcaacagcattggaaagtagacatccagagctttccagcaatatataatggtccatacttttTTCGAGCTTAGACGACgaaaattggcgttcaacgccagttctatgctgcattttggagtaaaacgccagaaacacgtcacaaaccagagttaaacaccaaacagatgttacaacttggcgtttaactccaagagaagcctttgcacgtgtaaagctcaatctcagccctagcacacaccaagtgggccccggaagtggatttctatatcaattacttatctttgtaaccctagtagctagtttagtataaatagaactttttactattgtattagtgtctagtcttttgaccattcggtcttttgatcacattttgggggctggccattcggccatgcctggaccattatcacttatgtattttcaacggtggagtttctacacaccatagattaagggtgtggagctttgctgtacctcgagttttaatgccattaatactattttctattcaattcatgcttattcttattctaagatattcgctgcacttcaacctgatggatgtgatgatccgtgacgtTCATCATCATCCGTCTTTATGAacgtgtgattgacaaccacttccgttctaccttagatcgagcgtgtatctcttggattccttaatcagaatcttcgaggtataagctagaattattggcggccattcttgagaattcggaaagtctaaaccctgtctgtggtattccgagtaggattcgaggattgaatgactatgacgagcttcaaactcgcgattgttgggcatggtgacagacgcaaaaaatTAATGGATTTATTCAGACATGAtcgaaaaccgacagatgattagccatgctgtgacaagagcatttggaccattttcactgagaggatgggaagtagccattgacaacggtgatgctctacatacagcttgccatggaaaggagtatgcaggattgaaggaaggcagtaggaaagcagagattcaacagggacaaagcatcttcatgcacttatctgaaattcccaccaatgatttacataagtaactctatctttattttatgctttatttattattaatatttgaaaacctttataaccattataatctacctgactgagatttacaagatgaccatagcttgcttcataccaataatctccgtgggatcgacccttactcacgtaaggtttattacttggacgacccagtgcacttgctggttagttgtgcgaagttgtgaagaatgtgagtgaaccatagtagtgtgcaccaagtttttggagccattgctaagaattgttcaagttatgaaaagagtgaatcacaattttgcctatcactCCCTGTAGCTAGAAAAGGTCTTTTTAGAATAATGGAAGCATTTCTATTCTCTTCCATATCTAGGATCACAAAGTCCGTTGAAAATATAAAGGGTCCAACCCTGACAATCATACCATCAACCACCCTTGATGGGATCTTGACGAAGCCATCAACAAGATGAAGGTAGATGTGGGTAGGCTTGGCTTCTTGGATCTGGAGCTTGTTCATTAATGATGTTGCCATgaggttgatgcttgctccaagatcataTAGGGCTATCCTTATGCAAGTGTCTCCAAGGGTGCATGGTATCAGAAAACTCCCAAGATCCTGTAGTTTCTTTGGTAGGTTTCTTTGAATAACCGCACTACATTCCTTGGTGAGGAGAACTGTCCCTGCCTCCCTCCAATCCCTTTTGTGGCTTATTTTGTCCTTTATAAACATGGCATAGGAAGGTATTTGTTCAAGAGCTTCAGCAAATGGGATTTTGATCTCGAGTGTCTTGAGGGTTTCTGGAAACCTAAAAAATTGCTGATCCTTTTCTACCTTATAGATTTTCTAAGGATATGGTAGCCTAGCTTTGTATTTAGGAGTCTTGAGTGGTGCAGAGTGATTATCCATAGTGACTGAGGAAGGGTTGTCATCTTGCCTCGGTCGAAAGTTTCCTGAACTGGCATGTATATTGTATTCCCCTTCtaagcgttgaatgccagtgttgctcccttttgggcgttgaacgccaggagcaGTAGTCTGGGGTGATGCGTATTCTTCTTCTGACGTTTCCTCTTCATCCTGTGCTCTACTGTTTTGAGGTTGGGTCTTCAGGGTCTTTCTATTCCTCAATTGAATagcttggcactcttctctTATCTATTCAGATATCTGTGGTTTGGCTTGGTTCAactgtgcttccatattcttgcaAGCTCATCACTTGTTGTGTGAGAAAGTACAAATGCTGGGCTAAAGATTCATTTTGTTAAGGAATCGTGGGTTCAGCGGACATTGCCTTGACTTCCCCTTCATTGAGATCTCACCAAATGAGTATAAATACTGATTGTCAGTGACCATCTCAATAAgttcataagcttcttcagttGTCTTCTTCATGTGTATTGAACCACTAGCAGAGTTATCCAGGGACATCTTGGCCATGTTCGTGAGTCCATAATAGAAAATATTCATCTTAACCCAATCCGAGAACATTTTCGTGGGGCATTTTCTGAGCGTCagcttgtacctctcccaagcattGTAGAGGGATTCGCTCTTTCCTTGCTCAAAGGTCTGAATATCTATTCTCAACTTAGTCAGCTTCCTTGggagaaaatatttatttagaaaattgtTTACTACTTTACTCCATGTGTTCAGATTTTCTCTGGGTAAAGCATCCAACCATTTCTTTGCTTAATCTTTCACAGCAAATGGAAAGAGCAGTAGTCTATAGACGTCAGGGTCTACTTTGTTGGTCCTTACAGTGTGACAGATCTGcagaaaattagtaaggaaCTCATTAGGTTCTTCCTATGGGAGTCCATGAAACTGGCAGTTCTGCTGTACTAGAGTGATCAATTGTGGGTTGAGCTCAAATTGTCTATTTTGTAGGAGGCACACAAATGCTCATTCCATATAAATCAGAAGTGGAAGTCGTGTAAGATCCTAGGGTTCTTCTGGGTTGTTCATTCCCAATTGGATCTATAATGATTTTGGTGCGTGAAATTGAAC
The Arachis duranensis cultivar V14167 chromosome 5, aradu.V14167.gnm2.J7QH, whole genome shotgun sequence genome window above contains:
- the LOC107489149 gene encoding uncharacterized protein LOC107489149; protein product: MAKMSLDNSASGSIHMKKTTEEAYELIEMVTDNQYLYSFGEISMKGKSRFPETLKTLEIKIPFAEALEQIPSYAMFIKDKISHKRDWREAGTVLLTKECSAVIQRNLPKKLQDLGSFLIPCTLGDTCIRIALYDLGASINLMATSLMNKLQIQEAKPTHIYLHLVDGFVKIPSRVVDGMIVRKGEVTLRVNKDEFTFNAIRAIQHLDPTEECLKIDVIEPLVEEVREIERLEEELNNILEDAMPELNAPEEQEEMLTTPKVEDGPPKLELKPLPPSLKYVFLGDGDTYPVIISSALEQ